The proteins below are encoded in one region of Pseudomonadota bacterium:
- a CDS encoding rubredoxin → MVWTCSVCGFQYDEKVEKVPFEKLPEDWCCPICGAPKSAFEKSA, encoded by the coding sequence ATGGTCTGGACATGTTCTGTGTGTGGTTTTCAATATGATGAAAAAGTCGAAAAGGTGCCATTTGAAAAATTGCCGGAGGATTGGTGCTGCCCTATTTGTGGTGCGCCTAAAAGCGCTTTTGAGAAATCTGCTTAA
- a CDS encoding autotransporter assembly complex protein TamA, translating to MKDICRTGIDRTRDECSLRGGCTAPFMITGGVFISCFQGKKTSGRERILFLRLIFSFILYLCITTVLYAAGEQLQVAVEGLDGVERTNVEAALVIPSGLVKEGSVDRRWLERFKKEIPQKVHNSLEPFGYYKTEVSTTIDRTDEGKYRLQVNVKKGDPLRISAVSVSADGPGAGEKALADLISKFPLRKGDVLRQDIYERAKAELQNRMVDLGYLDVSFSVHKISVLLNSLEAQIDIVLQTGSQYRFGDVTFSGNISYPEIFLSRYLQFKGGEVFSYEKLANTQANLTNSDRFREIVINAKKEKAVDYQVPIEIVLVPSLPKRFKIGIGYGTDTGPRGSLYYQDVNIARRGHELLAEMTVSPTLQGIATRYTIPGQKDANTLTSFKIAAQAEDTQSYTINLATTEVERARSFGIGRIGSLFMQMQKEHSEAGNERTNSFLIMPGLRFSERRFDKLLRPYRGYHYQTELKGTTKELGSDVAFMQYTLKGEIIIPLPYRFSILTRMQAGATWQADAARDLPITLRFFAGGDNNIRGYKYQSLGPKGDNGEVTGGRNILVGNIELERAISNNWGIAAFYDVGNAFNNFSNIDPAQGTGIGCRYYTPVGPIRFDLARQIGIASPGYRIHFSIGMEL from the coding sequence GTGAAAGATATATGTAGAACAGGTATCGACAGAACCAGGGATGAATGTTCACTCAGGGGCGGCTGCACAGCGCCCTTTATGATAACAGGCGGTGTTTTTATATCGTGTTTCCAGGGAAAGAAGACATCCGGCCGGGAGAGAATACTGTTTTTAAGACTGATTTTCAGTTTTATCCTGTACCTTTGTATTACAACTGTACTGTATGCTGCCGGAGAACAACTGCAGGTCGCGGTGGAAGGACTTGACGGGGTAGAACGTACAAATGTGGAAGCAGCGCTTGTAATTCCCTCCGGGCTTGTCAAGGAAGGGAGTGTGGACAGAAGATGGCTTGAACGTTTTAAAAAAGAAATCCCCCAAAAAGTGCATAATAGCCTTGAACCTTTCGGGTATTATAAAACCGAGGTATCAACGACAATTGATAGAACGGATGAAGGGAAATACCGTTTGCAGGTTAATGTAAAGAAAGGGGATCCGCTCCGTATTAGTGCCGTGTCGGTGAGCGCAGACGGTCCCGGCGCCGGAGAAAAGGCGCTTGCTGATCTCATATCAAAATTTCCGCTCCGTAAGGGCGATGTGCTCCGTCAGGATATATATGAACGTGCAAAGGCCGAATTACAGAACAGAATGGTAGACCTCGGTTATCTCGATGTGTCATTTTCGGTTCATAAAATCAGCGTTTTATTAAACAGCCTGGAAGCGCAGATTGACATTGTCCTTCAGACAGGTTCTCAATACAGGTTCGGGGATGTAACCTTTTCGGGCAATATCTCTTATCCGGAGATTTTTTTGAGTCGCTATCTTCAATTCAAAGGCGGCGAAGTGTTTTCCTATGAGAAGCTTGCCAATACACAGGCTAACCTGACCAATTCGGACCGTTTCAGAGAAATAGTTATTAATGCTAAGAAAGAAAAGGCTGTCGATTACCAGGTTCCCATTGAGATCGTACTTGTGCCTTCATTGCCGAAACGTTTTAAAATCGGCATCGGTTACGGCACTGATACGGGACCCAGGGGATCATTGTATTACCAGGATGTTAATATCGCCCGCAGGGGTCATGAATTGCTGGCGGAAATGACCGTCAGCCCTACATTGCAAGGTATAGCAACGCGCTATACAATACCCGGACAAAAGGATGCAAACACACTTACATCTTTTAAGATAGCAGCCCAGGCAGAGGATACCCAGAGCTACACTATCAATTTGGCAACAACAGAGGTTGAACGTGCAAGAAGCTTCGGTATTGGAAGGATCGGTTCTCTTTTTATGCAGATGCAGAAGGAACATTCAGAGGCAGGCAACGAACGGACGAATTCCTTTCTCATCATGCCCGGATTAAGGTTTTCCGAACGCCGTTTTGACAAATTGTTACGTCCGTACAGGGGATATCATTATCAGACGGAATTAAAGGGCACAACTAAAGAATTGGGTTCTGATGTTGCATTTATGCAATACACATTAAAAGGGGAGATAATCATCCCTCTCCCTTACCGTTTTTCAATTTTAACAAGAATGCAAGCCGGTGCAACGTGGCAGGCGGACGCCGCACGTGATTTGCCTATTACGCTTCGTTTTTTTGCCGGTGGCGACAACAATATTCGCGGCTATAAATATCAGTCGCTGGGACCCAAAGGCGACAATGGAGAAGTGACCGGCGGGAGGAACATTCTTGTCGGGAATATTGAACTGGAACGTGCAATAAGCAATAACTGGGGAATAGCCGCCTTTTACGATGTCGGAAACGCCTTTAATAATTTTTCAAACATAGATCCGGCCCAGGGCACAGGAATCGGCTGCCGTTATTATACGCCGGTGGGACCGATAAGGTTTGATCTTGCACGTCAGATCGGTATTGCAAGTCCCGGCTACAGAATACATTTTTCAATAGGAATGGAACTTTGA
- a CDS encoding translocation/assembly module TamB domain-containing protein: MKRRTRIWLLALLFTIVIYGTLFWVLCTNRGARWALEGSLHFLPAKIHIEKISGTLAGDLQLEGIRADTKGWKLGIDSIKFSWQPLYIVTGSVAIKEFVVNGISLDDKRPEVRNPLDLTWPKPPGFLYSLNGWINSFEINRLIYRSGNLKLNILDSLTTKITWFFGTFSANDLVMQSPIGKTEGNFKTTFVRPTLSANLKMTPTSMVAGMNSLVLTMKLKKGRSLEQMSGPFNIIAMSGKQENLKSAGVLGVRQYDLNINDLIINQEGRKGKLLAKGEIDFSSGVPSMDFHINVSDVNLSKELKVETALAGSLELKSDFINYRGSFNLKNPAPSWKEAHITGAFDMNLDGMKSLTIDGRIFNGTMKGELKADWVKDISLSGSFQARELDPSKITPDWQGRINVDFQGGVQWSRIAPVEGMIKADILDSKLRNRALTGSMDARWHRGVFDLVQFALHGNGFDLAASGVFNEKIDYRIRVSDLSGLIPASGGRFTADGWARWRKEQLAGMLKGNGTSISAFGTRMDAITVETLLNSDGTDLLQGKMKIRNFEYGAFKVGSLDSTVQGRVSAHNIMLTIAGIEGNAKASFNGGYTKGIWQGTVTQVACTDTRFGSFNLMEPSAIKVSSDRFALSRFSMIGSAKEKVEVDIDLAFHPMLGYAKASLQDLNIGRANLVIAKTHFMGRVSGFLDAIWPGNNIMRASATVKTDNMAISGPVSLQTIKAEGKLNWNEKGLLASWDIGAGDGGRVEGKFLSSQPAFLGMPETGQFETVWKGLDAGMMKPWLSLALDLKGSVSGDLKGRLFQGKRFEASGKTKLTQGVLAWKSDEGLISTKVEKADMDITWDGAAMKGNIATMLSNHGHLKAEFQLPIPANFPIRVERQSPIKLIAKGEVQEKGLLTAIFPGLISESQGQLTFDFASGGTWNTPDLKGSIHLADASAYLYPAGIRIQDIKAGVQLSEDHIDINSFRLSSGGGTIEGSATAWVKDWKITRYEGKFRGEKFQTVYLPELQLSTSPDLSFEGNMQKIALKGSITVPQALIQHAGNEGFVSGSSDVVIVDLPERQKKSSTMGFNMQVNVILGDQVMIKVEGMNARLEGKMSLTAHNFEKIDASGQIQVAKGRYERRGISLDITRGRIVFTGGPADLAALDILAVRNIRDIRRLKDVQAGVIITGTPRAPLVKLYSEPAMPDMDILSYIVLGKPMDVATDSNQTGLLLQAAGTMLAKDQSASLQSQLMKFAGIDTFDVQSTGGKTSSSQVSSIQPRGIAGQTVGAGSGSVSSSIVTVGKYLSPELYVAFGRSLFTNDFIVTTRYSFLKHWEVEGSRKGTDSGVDLFYKIEFK, from the coding sequence TTGAAAAGACGGACCAGGATATGGTTGCTTGCCCTGTTGTTCACCATTGTTATTTACGGAACGCTTTTCTGGGTTTTGTGTACGAACCGGGGAGCCCGTTGGGCGCTTGAAGGTTCATTGCATTTCCTTCCCGCAAAAATCCATATTGAAAAAATATCAGGTACTCTGGCAGGCGATTTACAGCTTGAAGGCATCAGGGCGGATACAAAGGGTTGGAAGCTGGGGATAGACAGCATAAAGTTTTCCTGGCAACCCTTGTATATAGTTACAGGAAGCGTGGCAATAAAAGAGTTTGTCGTTAATGGCATCTCCCTTGATGACAAGCGCCCGGAAGTCAGAAATCCTCTTGACCTTACATGGCCTAAGCCTCCCGGCTTTCTTTATTCACTCAACGGGTGGATAAATTCTTTCGAGATCAACAGATTGATTTACCGGAGCGGCAACTTGAAGCTGAATATTCTGGACAGCCTTACCACAAAGATCACCTGGTTTTTTGGAACCTTTTCCGCCAATGATCTGGTAATGCAGTCTCCTATCGGGAAGACTGAAGGGAATTTCAAGACGACTTTCGTCCGTCCAACGCTCTCTGCCAATCTCAAGATGACGCCGACAAGCATGGTTGCAGGCATGAACAGCCTTGTACTGACCATGAAGCTGAAAAAGGGGCGTAGCCTGGAACAGATGTCAGGACCTTTTAATATCATCGCCATGTCCGGCAAACAGGAGAACCTTAAATCAGCAGGTGTGCTGGGGGTGAGACAATACGATTTGAACATCAATGATCTTATAATTAACCAGGAAGGACGTAAGGGAAAATTGCTCGCGAAAGGGGAAATAGATTTTTCTTCCGGCGTGCCTTCCATGGATTTTCATATCAATGTTTCAGATGTTAACCTCTCAAAGGAATTGAAGGTTGAAACAGCCCTTGCGGGTAGCCTGGAGCTGAAGAGTGATTTTATCAATTACCGGGGCAGTTTCAACCTCAAGAATCCCGCGCCTTCCTGGAAGGAAGCCCATATTACAGGTGCCTTTGATATGAATCTTGATGGGATGAAATCATTGACTATTGACGGCAGAATTTTTAACGGAACAATGAAAGGAGAGTTAAAAGCAGACTGGGTTAAAGATATTTCCCTGTCAGGTTCCTTCCAGGCCAGAGAACTTGACCCTTCCAAAATCACACCCGACTGGCAGGGTCGGATAAATGTTGATTTTCAAGGGGGTGTCCAATGGTCAAGGATAGCCCCCGTGGAAGGTATGATAAAGGCTGATATTCTGGACAGTAAACTTCGCAACAGGGCCCTCACCGGCAGTATGGATGCAAGATGGCATCGGGGTGTCTTTGATCTTGTGCAATTCGCGCTTCACGGCAACGGTTTTGATCTTGCAGCATCAGGTGTATTTAATGAGAAGATCGATTACCGGATACGTGTAAGCGATCTTTCCGGTTTGATACCGGCATCAGGCGGCCGCTTTACAGCAGACGGGTGGGCGAGATGGCGCAAAGAACAATTGGCCGGTATGTTGAAAGGCAATGGAACATCAATCTCAGCCTTCGGGACAAGAATGGACGCAATCACTGTGGAAACGTTGCTAAACAGCGACGGCACCGATCTCCTCCAGGGGAAAATGAAGATCCGTAATTTTGAATACGGCGCCTTCAAAGTCGGTTCGCTTGATTCTACTGTGCAAGGCAGGGTTTCGGCTCACAATATCATGCTGACAATTGCCGGTATTGAAGGTAATGCAAAGGCTTCTTTTAACGGTGGCTATACAAAGGGCATATGGCAGGGTACGGTCACACAGGTAGCCTGTACCGATACACGTTTCGGTTCTTTTAATCTTATGGAGCCTTCTGCAATAAAAGTCTCATCAGATCGTTTTGCCCTGAGCAGATTTTCCATGATAGGCAGCGCAAAGGAAAAGGTCGAGGTGGACATTGATCTTGCTTTTCATCCAATGCTTGGATATGCAAAGGCAAGTTTGCAGGATTTAAATATCGGCCGGGCAAACCTTGTCATCGCAAAGACACATTTTATGGGCCGGGTATCAGGTTTTCTCGATGCAATTTGGCCCGGCAACAACATCATGAGGGCGTCCGCTACGGTAAAAACCGATAATATGGCAATCAGCGGTCCTGTCAGCCTTCAAACAATAAAGGCGGAGGGAAAACTCAACTGGAACGAAAAAGGTCTCCTTGCCTCATGGGATATAGGAGCAGGTGATGGGGGAAGGGTAGAGGGGAAATTTCTGTCAAGTCAACCGGCTTTTTTAGGCATGCCTGAAACAGGTCAATTTGAGACTGTCTGGAAAGGCCTGGATGCGGGAATGATGAAACCCTGGCTTTCTTTGGCTCTCGACCTCAAAGGGTCTGTAAGTGGCGACCTTAAGGGGAGGTTATTCCAGGGAAAGCGCTTTGAAGCCTCCGGTAAAACAAAACTTACCCAGGGGGTACTTGCCTGGAAAAGCGACGAAGGGCTGATTTCAACAAAGGTTGAAAAAGCGGATATGGACATAACATGGGATGGCGCTGCCATGAAAGGAAATATTGCAACGATGCTCTCAAATCATGGCCATCTCAAGGCAGAATTCCAGCTTCCCATACCGGCAAACTTTCCGATCAGAGTTGAACGTCAGAGTCCCATAAAGCTTATAGCTAAAGGGGAAGTTCAGGAAAAGGGTCTTCTCACGGCGATCTTTCCGGGATTGATCAGCGAAAGTCAGGGTCAATTAACTTTTGATTTTGCTTCCGGAGGCACCTGGAACACTCCGGATTTAAAGGGCAGTATACACCTTGCAGATGCCTCGGCATATCTTTATCCGGCCGGTATCAGGATACAGGATATAAAAGCCGGAGTGCAGCTAAGCGAGGATCATATTGATATCAATTCGTTCCGGCTGAGTTCCGGGGGCGGTACTATAGAAGGCTCTGCAACAGCATGGGTGAAGGACTGGAAGATAACGCGTTATGAGGGGAAATTTCGCGGTGAAAAATTCCAGACCGTTTACCTGCCGGAACTACAATTGTCGACAAGCCCTGATCTGAGTTTTGAAGGTAATATGCAAAAAATCGCCCTGAAAGGTTCTATTACAGTTCCGCAAGCACTTATTCAACACGCCGGAAATGAGGGGTTTGTTTCAGGCAGTTCTGACGTAGTTATCGTAGACCTTCCGGAAAGGCAGAAAAAGTCTTCAACAATGGGATTTAACATGCAGGTGAATGTCATTCTTGGCGATCAGGTTATGATTAAAGTTGAAGGGATGAATGCGCGTCTGGAAGGCAAGATGTCTCTGACAGCCCATAACTTCGAGAAAATTGACGCATCCGGGCAAATACAGGTTGCAAAAGGGCGATACGAAAGACGCGGTATTTCGCTTGATATCACCAGGGGGCGTATTGTTTTTACCGGCGGGCCTGCCGATCTTGCTGCCCTGGATATTCTCGCTGTTCGAAATATACGCGATATACGGAGGCTCAAAGATGTACAGGCCGGAGTAATAATTACAGGGACCCCCCGCGCACCTCTTGTCAAATTATACTCTGAGCCTGCAATGCCGGATATGGATATTCTTTCATATATTGTTCTGGGTAAACCTATGGATGTTGCAACCGACAGCAATCAGACCGGACTATTATTACAGGCTGCCGGAACTATGCTTGCCAAAGATCAATCAGCCTCCCTGCAAAGTCAATTGATGAAATTCGCCGGGATTGATACGTTTGACGTACAATCAACCGGGGGCAAGACCAGCAGCAGTCAGGTAAGCAGTATTCAACCGAGAGGAATTGCCGGTCAAACTGTCGGCGCCGGAAGTGGCAGCGTTTCAAGTTCAATTGTCACAGTCGGCAAATATCTATCGCCTGAACTTTATGTTGCCTTCGGGCGTTCGCTTTTCACCAATGATTTTATTGTGACCACCAGGTATTCCTTTCTCAAGCACTGGGAGGTGGAAGGCAGCAGAAAGGGGACCGACAGCGGCGTAGACCTCTTTTACAAGATTGAGTTTAAATAA